The Deinococcus radiopugnans ATCC 19172 region CACCTCCTTGCCGTAGAGGTTGCCCTCGAAGTCGAACAGATGCACCTCGAACCGGCGCGTTTTGCCGTTCACGGTGGGGCGGAACCCTACATTCGCCATGCCGTGCCAGCGCTCGCCCCGGTCTCCCAGCGCCACCACCGCGAAGACGCCCAGCGGCAGCGCCTTGCCGTCCGGCACGCCGATGTTGGCGGTGGGCCAGCCGATGGTGCGGCCCAGCTGATCGCCGTGGATCACCACCCCCTGCGCGTCGTAGTGGCGGCCCAGCAGGCGGCCCGCGCCGTCCACGTCGCCCGCCGCGAGCAGCTCACGGATGCGGGTGCTCTTGATGTCCTCGCCGGCCAGCTGGTGCATCGGCAGGGCCACCACCTCGGCGGCCACCCCGCGCAGGTCTTCGACGCCCCCGGCCCGCCCGCGCCCAAAGTGAAAATCCTCGCCCACCACCACGGTGCGCGGGCGCAGCGTACGCAGATCGTCCAGAAACGCCTCCTTGGGCCGGGCCGCGAACTCGGCGGTAAAGGACGTGGCAATCGTCTCGTCCACGCCGTAGCGCGACAGCAGATCCAGTTTCTCGGGCAGGGTGGACAGGAACTCCACGCCCTGCGTGAGCACTCGCGTGGGCGGGTCGAAGGTGTAGACCACGCTGGGAACGCGGTGTTCGCGCGCCTTGGCCTTCAGCTGGGCGATCAGCGCCTGATGCCCCAGATGCACGCCGTCAAATGATCCCACCGCTACCACCGTCTCGGTGTCCGGGCGCTGGGAGGGCGAAACGTAGGTCTTCACTCCGCCGAACCTGCCAGACTCTGTGCCCCGTACAGCGCCGCCGCGACGGTGGTCGCGCTGCCCACGATCCGGCCCTCGCGCAGGCCGTCCAGCACCTTCTGGGGGGCCATCCACACCACCTCGATGTCCTCGTCGTCGTCGTGCGGCAGCTTGCTCTCGCGTAGCCCGGTGGCCTGGAACACGTACAGCTGCTCGTCGCAGAAGCCGGGGCTGGAGTAGAAGCGGGTCAGCAGCCGCATCTCGCCGTCCAGCCCGGCCTCCTCCTGTAATTCGCGGCGGGCCGCCGCCTCGGGGGATTCCTCGCCGTCGATCAGGCCCGCCGGGGCTTCCAGGGTGTGGGCGTCCACGGCGCGGCGGAACTGGCGCACCAGCAGCATCTCGCCCGCGTCGTTCAGGGCCAGCACGGCCACGGCGTCGGCGTGGCGGATGACCTCCCACTTGTCTTCCAGCAGTTCCAGCTTCAGGATGTGGCCGTCGTAGATCGTGCGGGCGTCGCCAGTCATGCGGGCCATTGTAGGGATTTGGGCCTGTGGGCGGGGGGCTTTGGCCTGAGCCGGTGGCCCCACCCCCCAGCCCCCATCCCCAGAGGGGACGGGGGAGCAGGCGTTGCACTGGGCAGGAGGATTGAGCATTGTGGGCGGGAGAGGGCGGCGGCATCAGGGTCTGATGCCCTGCTCCGTGACGCTAAATGCGGCCCGTGCGCTGCGCGCCCGACGGCCTTCGGGGGGCTTTGCGGCAGGCATTCGGGGGAGTCGATTGGGGGCCTTCCGCGTGGGGTGGCGAAAATTATGATGGGGCGGATGACTTCGGCTGAACCCGCGCCCTGGCGCCCGAAACCAGGTGTGGTCAAGACCGCCTGGCGCCAGAGCCTGATCTTTTGCCTGGTCTGCGCCGTGCTGGCCCCCCTGGCAGAGCGCAGCATGGTTTCGGACGCGGCCGCGCTCCGGGTCAGTCTGGCCCAGCCCCGTATTCAACGGGCCGCCATGATCACGCAGCTTTCGCAGAGGTCTGGCAGACGGAGTTCGGGCCGTCAGGTGGACGCGACGATACGTCTCGAGGCTGGACAGCATGCTCAGCAAGACGTGCGGATGGACTGGTCTAGAAGGAGCTTCGGAGGCCTTGAATTTGACCGATACGAGCGGGTGGGGCAACAGATCGTCGTTACCTGTCTCGCGGCCCGCCCTGACCGGTGCGCCCGACTGGGACAGCAGGAGCGCGAGCTGTCGGGCCTGGGTGACCTGATCGGGTTCAGCCGGGCGGTCTTCGTGTATGCCGCCTGTGCCGTCGTCCTGCTGCTGTCCCAGGCCCGGCGGGTGCTGGCCGCGCCGCTTCCACCTGTCCTGCCCAGGGTGAGCCGCCGGACACCCCAGCCCACCGCTTCCGGGCGTGCGGTGGGGCGCGTCCGGGCGAGGCACGCAGGGTTGGGGCGGCATGATTCGGAAGACCACACGCCGGACGCGTAAAGCCCCACTCCCTACAATGCCCCCATGTCCGCCCTGCCCTCCTATCTGGCCCGGCCCCTCGCTCCATACGCGGGGCAGACGGTGGCCGTGGGCGTGTCGGGTGGGGCGGACTCGGTGGCGCTGCTGCGGGCGCTGCTGCTGGCCGGAGCGCGGCCCGTCGCCACGCATCTGGATCACGCCCTGCGCCCCGAATCGCCGGATGATGCCCGCTGGGTGGCGGCACTGGCACAGTCGCTGGGCGTTCCCCACGAGTCGGCGCGGGTGGACGTCGCGGCAGTGGCGGCGGCGCGCGGCTGGAACGTGGAGGACGCCGCCCGCCGCGTGCGCTACGACTTTCTGGGGCGGGTGGCGAAGGGGCATCGAGCCGCCGCCGTCCTGACCGCCCACACCCGGCGCGACGTGGCCGAGACGGTGCTGATGGGCCTGTTGCGCGGCGAGGCCGTCCTGAATGGCATTCCAGCACAGCGGGGCCGGGTGCGCCGCCCCTGGCTGGACGTGCCTCGCGCCGAGATCGAGGCTTTTCTACACACGCTGGGCCAGGACTGGCGCGAGGACGCCTCCAACCATGACCCCGCCTTCACCCGCGCGTGGATTCGCCGCGAGGTGATGCCGGTGCTGAGCGCCCGCTTTCCGGGGGCCGAGGCGAGTCTGGCGCGGGTGGCGGGGTACGCCGCGCAGGACGACGCCGCCCTGACGGACTGGGCCGCACAGCTCACGCCGCATGCGCCGCTGGAAAAACAACCCGCCGCCGTGCTGCGCCGTTTTGTCCGCCGGGAGTTGGTGCGGGCGGGCGTCCCCTTCCACTTTGAGCATCTGGAACGGCTGGCAGATTCGCTCAGGGCCGACGACACGGCCCATGTCACCCTGCCCGGCGCGCGGGAAATCACGGCCACCGGTGGGCGGCTTCATCTGGCGGCGCAGCGCTGGCGCGAGCCGGAGTTCCCCCTGCCCCCTGGCTGGCAGCGCCGCACCCGGCAGGACGGAGACCGCATCCGGCTGCCCGGTGGCACACGCAAGCTCAGCGACGTGCTGACCGATCTGAAGGTGCCGCGCCGGGAGCGTGACTCGGTGCCGCTGCTGGTGTCGGGTGAAGGGGTGCAGTGGGTGGGCCTTCAACCTCCCGTCTGGGCGGTGGGCGCGCGGGAGGTGGCGGGCGTGGCCCGGGATCCCCTCCACACTGCCATGGGCGAGGCGCTGACCCTGGCGCGGCAATCGGCAGAAGTGGGGGAAGTGCCGGTGGGCGCGGTGGTGGTCGGCCCGGACGGCGGGGTGGTGGGCCGGGGCCGCAACACCTCGCGGGCGGACGGCGACATGACCCGCCACGCCGAGATGGCAGCGTTGCGGGAGGCCGCCACGAGCCTGGGCACGCCATACCTGACGGACTGCACCCTTGTCGTGACCCTGGAACCGTGCCCGATGTGCCTGGGGGCGGCGCTGGAGGCGCGCGTGGGTCGCATCGTCTACGGCGCGGCCAATCCCAAAGCGGGGGCGCTGGGCGGCGTGACCGACGTGCTGGCGGCCCACTGGGGCCACGCGCCCAAGGTGACGGGCGGCGTGCGGGCGGGCGAGGCGGCGCGGCTGCTCAGGGCCACCTTCCAGGGCATCCGGGCGGGGCGGCCGGCGGGCGAGCCCTGACGTGGCCTCACCGGCCAGCGGGCTTGCTACCCTCCTCCCGTGACCATTCCCCCTATTGCCCTCCACGCCGCCGCCGAACGCTTCGGCACACCGCTGTACGTCTACGACGCTGCCGAACTGGACGCCGCCCTGGCCCGCGTGCGCGCCGCTTTTGGCGAGGCGCGGGTGTACTACGCCATGAAGGCCAACCCCAACCTCACGCTGCTGCGCCGTCTGCACGCGGCAGGCGTGGGTTTCGAGTGCGTCAGCCCCGGCGAACTGGCGCGCGCCGAGGCGGTGGGCGCAGCGGGCGAGCGGATTCTGGTCAACGGCCCAGCCAAATCCAGCGCTGAATACGCAGCCGGGGCGCGGCTGGGTGCGACGTTCATCATTGATCGCGAGGAGGAGGTGGGCCTGCTCCCCGAAAACTCCCGCGCACTGGTGCGGGTCAACCCGGCGCTGGCGGTCAGCACCCACGATCATCTGGCGACGGGGGCCGAGGGCAGCAAGTTCGGCGTGACGCTGGCGCAGGCCCCGCGTGTGCTGGA contains the following coding sequences:
- the tilS gene encoding tRNA lysidine(34) synthetase TilS — protein: MSALPSYLARPLAPYAGQTVAVGVSGGADSVALLRALLLAGARPVATHLDHALRPESPDDARWVAALAQSLGVPHESARVDVAAVAAARGWNVEDAARRVRYDFLGRVAKGHRAAAVLTAHTRRDVAETVLMGLLRGEAVLNGIPAQRGRVRRPWLDVPRAEIEAFLHTLGQDWREDASNHDPAFTRAWIRREVMPVLSARFPGAEASLARVAGYAAQDDAALTDWAAQLTPHAPLEKQPAAVLRRFVRRELVRAGVPFHFEHLERLADSLRADDTAHVTLPGAREITATGGRLHLAAQRWREPEFPLPPGWQRRTRQDGDRIRLPGGTRKLSDVLTDLKVPRRERDSVPLLVSGEGVQWVGLQPPVWAVGAREVAGVARDPLHTAMGEALTLARQSAEVGEVPVGAVVVGPDGGVVGRGRNTSRADGDMTRHAEMAALREAATSLGTPYLTDCTLVVTLEPCPMCLGAALEARVGRIVYGAANPKAGALGGVTDVLAAHWGHAPKVTGGVRAGEAARLLRATFQGIRAGRPAGEP
- a CDS encoding NUDIX domain-containing protein is translated as MTGDARTIYDGHILKLELLEDKWEVIRHADAVAVLALNDAGEMLLVRQFRRAVDAHTLEAPAGLIDGEESPEAAARRELQEEAGLDGEMRLLTRFYSSPGFCDEQLYVFQATGLRESKLPHDDDEDIEVVWMAPQKVLDGLREGRIVGSATTVAAALYGAQSLAGSAE
- the ribF gene encoding riboflavin biosynthesis protein RibF, giving the protein MKTYVSPSQRPDTETVVAVGSFDGVHLGHQALIAQLKAKAREHRVPSVVYTFDPPTRVLTQGVEFLSTLPEKLDLLSRYGVDETIATSFTAEFAARPKEAFLDDLRTLRPRTVVVGEDFHFGRGRAGGVEDLRGVAAEVVALPMHQLAGEDIKSTRIRELLAAGDVDGAGRLLGRHYDAQGVVIHGDQLGRTIGWPTANIGVPDGKALPLGVFAVVALGDRGERWHGMANVGFRPTVNGKTRRFEVHLFDFEGNLYGKEVQVKFFSHLRGEQKFGGLDELKAQLNRDADAARAVLRDVR